A region of Plantactinospora sp. BC1 DNA encodes the following proteins:
- the eccD gene encoding type VII secretion integral membrane protein EccD, whose protein sequence is MSTGLARVTISAPQRRVDVALPEHLPLAELLPEVLRHAGEGLADDGEKHGGWLLRRTDGEPLAAGKALLPQGVRDGDVLHLVPARAQWPELEYDDVVEAIADGARRRGSAWSGRNTRIGTLTAAGALLAVCLFAVIAGGTLWELGAFVALGAAVLLTLGAVVASRAYGDATAGAALGGYAMPFAFFGGALLVASGDPVGVVGWISWLGAPEALAGSVALLLIAVLGMVGVAAGLRVYAAGVSVGLLGALTALVGFVLSAAGSAAILMAALVCAIGMLPLLAIRFGKLPMPPITLPTGAEAAEGFTASTPQQSGVRERPDRGRVFAAVARTEEMLTGMLVGHAVLAVVAALVLVVAGGFSGRLMVAVSAAALLLRSRLFVTVRQRVPLMAAGIGSAVVLGIALLFRMQETGLLLLTAGGLVLALVVIGAGATYSKREPGPYLGRTADIIDTLMVIAVVPVACAVLGLYAQARGLLG, encoded by the coding sequence ATGAGTACCGGGCTCGCCCGCGTCACGATCAGCGCGCCGCAACGACGGGTGGACGTCGCGCTGCCCGAACACCTGCCGCTGGCCGAACTCCTGCCCGAGGTTCTCCGGCATGCCGGCGAGGGACTGGCCGACGACGGCGAGAAGCACGGCGGGTGGCTGCTGCGCCGCACCGACGGCGAACCACTGGCCGCCGGCAAGGCCCTGCTGCCGCAGGGGGTACGCGACGGCGACGTGCTGCACCTCGTCCCGGCCCGGGCGCAGTGGCCGGAGCTGGAGTACGACGACGTGGTCGAGGCGATCGCCGACGGGGCGAGGCGCCGGGGCAGCGCGTGGTCCGGGCGGAACACCCGGATCGGCACGCTCACCGCGGCGGGTGCGCTGCTCGCCGTCTGCCTCTTCGCGGTGATCGCCGGTGGCACGCTCTGGGAGCTGGGCGCCTTTGTCGCGCTCGGTGCCGCCGTACTGCTGACCCTGGGCGCGGTGGTGGCCTCCCGGGCGTACGGGGACGCCACGGCCGGTGCCGCCCTCGGCGGGTACGCGATGCCGTTCGCCTTCTTCGGCGGCGCCCTGCTGGTCGCCTCCGGCGATCCGGTGGGCGTGGTCGGCTGGATCAGTTGGCTCGGTGCGCCGGAGGCGCTGGCCGGCTCGGTCGCGCTGCTGCTGATCGCGGTGCTCGGCATGGTCGGGGTCGCCGCCGGGCTGCGGGTCTACGCCGCCGGTGTCTCGGTCGGGCTGCTCGGCGCGCTGACCGCGCTGGTCGGGTTCGTGCTCTCGGCGGCCGGGTCGGCGGCGATCCTGATGGCCGCGCTGGTCTGCGCGATCGGCATGCTGCCGCTGCTGGCGATCCGCTTCGGCAAGCTGCCGATGCCGCCGATCACGCTGCCCACCGGTGCCGAGGCGGCGGAGGGCTTCACCGCGTCGACTCCGCAGCAGAGCGGCGTGCGGGAGCGGCCGGACCGGGGGCGGGTCTTCGCGGCCGTCGCCCGGACCGAGGAGATGCTCACCGGCATGCTGGTTGGGCACGCCGTGCTCGCCGTGGTGGCGGCGCTGGTGCTGGTGGTCGCGGGCGGCTTCTCCGGCCGGCTGATGGTCGCGGTCTCGGCGGCGGCCCTGCTGCTGCGCTCCCGGCTCTTCGTCACGGTCCGGCAGCGGGTGCCGCTGATGGCGGCCGGGATCGGCAGCGCGGTGGTGCTCGGGATCGCCCTGCTGTTCCGGATGCAGGAGACCGGCCTGCTGCTGCTCACCGCCGGCGGCCTGGTGCTCGCCCTGGTGGTGATCGGGGCCGGCGCGACCTACTCGAAGCGGGAGCCGGGGCCCTACCTGGGCCGGACCGCCGACATCATCGACACCCTGATGGTGATCGCGGTGGTGCCGGTGGCCTGCGCCGTGCTCGGCCTGTACGCCCAGGCGCGGGGCCTGCTCGGCTGA
- a CDS encoding inorganic diphosphatase — translation MDFDVTVEIPKGHRNKYEVDHATGRIRLDRTLFTSTQYPADYGFIEGTLGEDGDPLDALVLVPEPTFPGCLIRCRTIGMFRMTDEKGGDDKVLCVPYEDPRQEHLRDIHHLGEFDRLEIQHFFEVYKDLEPGKSVEGATWVGRTEAEAEIRTSFRRHQEAVERGESPH, via the coding sequence ATGGATTTCGACGTCACGGTTGAGATCCCCAAGGGTCACCGAAACAAGTACGAGGTGGACCACGCGACCGGCCGGATCCGGCTGGACCGCACCCTCTTCACGTCGACCCAGTACCCGGCGGACTACGGCTTCATCGAAGGCACGCTGGGCGAGGACGGCGATCCACTCGACGCTCTGGTGCTGGTACCCGAACCCACGTTTCCAGGTTGCCTCATCCGGTGCCGGACGATCGGCATGTTCCGGATGACGGACGAGAAGGGCGGCGACGACAAGGTCCTCTGCGTGCCGTACGAGGACCCGCGTCAGGAGCACCTGCGGGACATCCACCACCTCGGCGAGTTCGACCGGTTGGAGATCCAGCACTTCTTCGAGGTGTACAAGGACCTGGAACCAGGCAAATCGGTCGAGGGCGCCACCTGGGTCGGTCGGACCGAGGCGGAGGCGGAGATCCGGACGTCCTTCCGTCGGCACCAGGAAGCGGTCGAACGGGGCGAGTCGCCGCACTGA